The Treponema succinifaciens DSM 2489 region CCTTTCTGGGCAAAAGCTGTTGTAGACAAAAAAGCATCTGCAATAATTCTTGAAACTGCTCATCCTGCAAAATTCGGCGCGACTGTTTACAAGGCAATCGGGCAAGAGCCTGCTCTTCCAGAACGTCTCGAAAAGGTTGTTTCTCTTCCTGACAATGCTATTCCAATGGGCAAAGATTACGATTCATTCAAGGAATGGCTGGTTTCAAACTTGTAGATTTTTATAAAGAAAGGGGCTGTCCTTGGTTGGGAAGCCCCTTTTTATCGATTCCAGTATTAATAAAATTATTCAGTTGTTACAAGGTTTCTTTTTTCAAGTTCCAAAAGAATTTTTTCTACTATTTGCTCTGGAGTGAACAAAGCCGTGTCAATTTTCAAGTCCGCAAAGCCAAAATTGCTGTTGTCAATGTTGTAAAGTTTTTTATACCGGCGGCTGTCTTCAGAATCTCTCATCGCAGTGAAACTTTTTATTTCTTCAAGTGAACCGCCTTCTCTGTTTAGAATTCTTTGTGCGCGGACATTATCATCAGCAATAAGATAAACTTTAAAATCTGCTTCTTTTAGCATCCAAATTGCAAGACGGCTTCCAAGAACGCAGCTTTCTTTTTTTGCAAGCTCAACTTGCCTTGTGTCAACTGTAATGTCGTAGCTGTCATCGGTTTTTGCATTTTCAATTACCTGGGCAAGTGTAAGATTTTTTTCTGCCGCAAGCTGACGGAAGGTAAAGTTTATAAGTTTTACATTCAGTTTTTGCGCAAGCAAAGTGCTTACTGTTGTGTTTCCACAGCCAGATTTTCCGCTTATGGCAACTCGAAGTTCTTTTCCCTTAGGAATTTTATAATTCATAGCAGCTCCTATTCAATGTTCTTGCCCTGTTCTCTTATGTTTTCAAGGGCATTCTTTGCGTCAATTACTTTTTCACCGACTTCTGTAAACTGATTTTTGCTTCCGATTGTATTGATTTCGCGGTTCGCTTCTTGACAGATAAAATCAATTTTTTTACCCGGAATCGGATTTTCGTTGATTTCTTTTCTGAGAGCCTGCAAGTGGCTTTGAAGCCTGATAATTTCCTCGTTGATTGTGTATTTTACAATCATCGCCGCAGTTTCCGACATTATGCGGTTTTCATCTGCCTTGTCCGACAGAAGCTCATGGAACTTTGCTGAAATTTGCTCGCGGAATCTTTTTTCCATTTCCGGCTGCCACTTTTTAAAAAATGCGGCGCACTCATCAAGCGTAGAAAGCTTTTCAAGCAAATCGCTTTTTAAATTTTCGCCTTCACGTTTGCGGTCTTCAATAAACTGCGAAAGAACTTCAGAAAAAACACCTTCAATTTTTTTCCAATAAGACTCAGCGTCGTATTCGTGGGAAACATTCAAAACGCCTTCCTGCGAAACAATCAAACTTAAAGGAATTTCAACTTCTGATTTTCCCAAAGCCTTTGCAATTTCCAAAATCGCATCGCTGTACATTTTTGCGGCGGCTGGATCGGCACTTACTTTTGCTGTTGAATTGTTGTCTCGAACCCGGATTGTCAAGTCGATTTTTCCGCGGACAATTTTTTCGCTTACAGTTTTTCTGATTCTTGCTTCAAGCGGATTCAAAAAAGACGGAATGTTTACAGACAAATCCAAGAACCGTGAGTTGACTGATTTTATTTCAACGCTTATCTGCGTATTTTCCACAATGGCTTCTTTAAAGCCGTAGCCTGTCATGCTGTTCATATATTTTTCCTAAACTTTAAATTTTTCAAGAACCATTTTGCCGACTTTGAAATTGTCGCCGGCTCCCATTGTAACAAAAACATATCCATCTTTTGCATCGGACTTTTTGTTCAGCTCGCTTTCTATGATTTGAGCGGCTTCTTCAAATTCTTTTGCATAGACAACATTCGGATGGTATTTTTTTGCGTGCTCGGCAAGAATTTTTCCAGTTACAGTTGTGCTGTCCGCTTTTTCACGTGCGCTTCCGTAGATTTTATTTATAACAACCATGTCCGCGCTTTCAAAGCTTGATGCGAATTCTTCAAGCAAAGCCGCAGTCCGTGTGTAAGTGTGGCTCATAAAGTCAACGATAATTTTGTGGTCTTTATAAAATTGCCGGAACCCAGCCAAGGTTGTTTTTATTGCTGTCGGATGATGTCCGTAGTCGTCAATAAAAATTATGTCCTGCCCGAATTTATTTTTTACGCATCCAACAATTTCGCTTCGGCGTTTTCCGCCTGAAAATTTTTCAAGGCCATTTTTTAACTTGTCAAAATATTCCTGCGGATTTTTTCCGGCAGTTTTTAAAAGCCTGCAGCACAGAGCAAATGCCGCCGCTGCATTTCTTGCGTTGTGGTTTCCCGGCACATGAAGAGCGCATTCAGTTTTTCCAATTGTAAAATATTGCTTTCCACCCTCAACTTTTCCGAATGAAAGTTTAAAGTCGCCTTCCGCGTTTTCCCCGTAAGGAATGAAATTTATGTCGTTCCGTTTTTCCTTTGCAAGCTCGGCTGTCTCGCAAGCGCCTTTGTCGTCAGCGCAAAAAATCAAGTCGCCGTTTTCTGGAAGTTTGCAGATATAATCAACGAAAGCATTTTGAATGTCGGAAAAAGTCGGATAGTAATCCTGATGGTCGCTTTCAACGGAAGTCAAAATTATTTTCTGCGGACAAAAAGACATAAAGTGCCGCTGGTACTCGCAGGTTTCCGCGACAAAATATTTTTTTTCAGCTTCATCTGAATTTGAAAATTCCGATGAAGTCATTGTGCAGGAATTTCCAAAAGAAGAAATAATGCTTCCTGCTAAAACTTGAGACGGAAGGTCAATCTCCTTTAGCATTGTTCCTGCAAGACCGGTTGTTGTGGTTTTTCCATGGACGCCGCAAATTCCGCAGCTGTATGCAGTTCTTGAAAGTTCACCCAAAGCCTCGCTGTATAAAAGAAGCGGAACTCCAAGCTTTTTTGCCTGCGCAAGATCCGGATTTTTTTCAGCTGAATACGCGCTTGAATAAATTACAAGCTGAGTTTTTTCTGTAACATTCTGAGTGCTGAACGGCAAGGCTTTGATTCCAAGTTTTTCAAGAATTTCATCTGTGTAGAATCTTTCTGAAACATCGCTGCCTGTGATTACAGCTTTTCG contains the following coding sequences:
- a CDS encoding YicC/YloC family endoribonuclease; this translates as MNSMTGYGFKEAIVENTQISVEIKSVNSRFLDLSVNIPSFLNPLEARIRKTVSEKIVRGKIDLTIRVRDNNSTAKVSADPAAAKMYSDAILEIAKALGKSEVEIPLSLIVSQEGVLNVSHEYDAESYWKKIEGVFSEVLSQFIEDRKREGENLKSDLLEKLSTLDECAAFFKKWQPEMEKRFREQISAKFHELLSDKADENRIMSETAAMIVKYTINEEIIRLQSHLQALRKEINENPIPGKKIDFICQEANREINTIGSKNQFTEVGEKVIDAKNALENIREQGKNIE
- the murC gene encoding UDP-N-acetylmuramate--L-alanine ligase — encoded protein: MASMEKSILPQNLTGVHIHFVGIKGTGMAALVEILSARKAVITGSDVSERFYTDEILEKLGIKALPFSTQNVTEKTQLVIYSSAYSAEKNPDLAQAKKLGVPLLLYSEALGELSRTAYSCGICGVHGKTTTTGLAGTMLKEIDLPSQVLAGSIISSFGNSCTMTSSEFSNSDEAEKKYFVAETCEYQRHFMSFCPQKIILTSVESDHQDYYPTFSDIQNAFVDYICKLPENGDLIFCADDKGACETAELAKEKRNDINFIPYGENAEGDFKLSFGKVEGGKQYFTIGKTECALHVPGNHNARNAAAAFALCCRLLKTAGKNPQEYFDKLKNGLEKFSGGKRRSEIVGCVKNKFGQDIIFIDDYGHHPTAIKTTLAGFRQFYKDHKIIVDFMSHTYTRTAALLEEFASSFESADMVVINKIYGSAREKADSTTVTGKILAEHAKKYHPNVVYAKEFEEAAQIIESELNKKSDAKDGYVFVTMGAGDNFKVGKMVLEKFKV
- the cmk gene encoding (d)CMP kinase, translating into MNYKIPKGKELRVAISGKSGCGNTTVSTLLAQKLNVKLINFTFRQLAAEKNLTLAQVIENAKTDDSYDITVDTRQVELAKKESCVLGSRLAIWMLKEADFKVYLIADDNVRAQRILNREGGSLEEIKSFTAMRDSEDSRRYKKLYNIDNSNFGFADLKIDTALFTPEQIVEKILLELEKRNLVTTE